One stretch of Actinacidiphila sp. DG2A-62 DNA includes these proteins:
- a CDS encoding phage tail tube protein: MANSNNSSEIRIAGTGRVLVGAIGATAPSTFSADGSADWTGWTDLGFTSSDGVTFSKKDKLDPVDTWQAVSPVRFVYSDRDLTLKFSLLQFNADTLPLFMGGGKVAAVSGATGDVYRYDLADGPGADERALGLEFTDGGAVTYRFVIPRGQVTASDDIKLARKAAAQLGVTFTALNNGTDPLATFYMKDAAYAAPAA, translated from the coding sequence ATGGCGAACAGCAACAACTCCTCCGAGATCCGCATCGCCGGCACCGGCCGCGTCCTGGTCGGGGCCATCGGCGCCACCGCGCCGAGCACGTTCAGCGCGGACGGGAGCGCCGACTGGACCGGCTGGACCGACCTCGGCTTCACCTCGTCCGACGGCGTGACCTTCAGCAAGAAGGACAAGCTCGACCCGGTCGACACCTGGCAGGCGGTCAGCCCGGTGCGCTTCGTCTACTCCGACCGGGACCTGACGCTGAAGTTCTCGCTGCTCCAGTTCAACGCCGACACGCTGCCGCTGTTCATGGGCGGCGGCAAGGTCGCCGCGGTCTCCGGCGCGACCGGCGACGTCTACCGCTACGACCTGGCCGACGGCCCCGGCGCGGACGAGCGCGCGCTCGGCCTGGAGTTCACCGACGGCGGCGCGGTGACGTACCGCTTCGTCATCCCGCGCGGCCAGGTCACCGCGAGCGACGACATCAAGCTGGCCCGCAAGGCCGCGGCCCAGCTCGGCGTCACCTTCACCGCGCTGAACAACGGGACCGACCCGCTGGCCACCTTCTACATGAAGGACGCGGCCTACGCCGCGCCGGCCGCCTGA
- a CDS encoding helix-turn-helix domain-containing protein: MTTTQELDAFASWVEDLMRRRGYDIDSPRGGGKSRIADEAGVHRAAVTRLLQRQSMPDLETTRRLARVLGVPVRDMLIRSGRLTAEELPLPAAGSAGDAADLDADGPPTLEELAEVLGVPADRRDMFVKVIGQFLPAEAGEPPREGTAPAGHRP; encoded by the coding sequence ATGACCACCACCCAAGAACTTGACGCCTTCGCGAGCTGGGTCGAGGACCTGATGCGCAGGCGCGGATACGACATCGACAGCCCCCGCGGCGGCGGCAAGTCGCGCATCGCGGACGAGGCCGGTGTGCACCGCGCCGCGGTCACCCGGCTGCTGCAGCGGCAGAGCATGCCGGACCTGGAGACCACCCGGCGGCTGGCCCGGGTGCTCGGCGTGCCGGTGCGCGACATGCTGATCCGCTCCGGCCGGCTGACCGCGGAGGAGCTGCCGCTGCCCGCCGCCGGCTCCGCAGGCGACGCCGCGGACCTCGACGCCGACGGCCCGCCCACGCTGGAGGAACTGGCCGAGGTGCTCGGCGTGCCCGCAGACCGGCGTGACATGTTCGTCAAGGTGATCGGCCAGTTCCTGCCGGCCGAGGCCGGGGAGCCGCCGCGCGAGGGCACCGCCCCGGCCGGCCACCGTCCCTGA
- a CDS encoding DUF1707 and DUF4190 domain-containing protein gives MLAGDADRERAVDVLKDAFTEGRLTRDEYDERLGRAYAARTHQDLALLTGDLPGPPPRAFPPPRAFRPPLPPRTNSYAVASLSCGIAGTFLGLPAVPAVVLGHMARRRIRQTGEQGDGLAVAGLVLGYTVCALLAAVLALLVVVAVLVAT, from the coding sequence ATGCTGGCGGGTGACGCGGACCGGGAGCGCGCGGTGGACGTCCTCAAGGACGCCTTCACCGAGGGGCGGCTGACCCGGGACGAGTACGACGAGCGGCTCGGCCGCGCTTACGCCGCGCGGACCCACCAGGACCTGGCGCTGCTCACCGGCGACCTGCCCGGCCCGCCGCCGCGCGCCTTCCCGCCGCCGCGCGCCTTCCGGCCGCCGCTGCCGCCGCGCACCAACTCCTACGCGGTGGCCTCGCTCAGCTGCGGGATCGCCGGGACCTTCCTCGGCCTGCCGGCCGTCCCCGCGGTGGTGCTCGGCCACATGGCCAGGCGCCGGATACGGCAGACCGGCGAGCAGGGCGACGGCCTCGCGGTCGCCGGCCTCGTCCTCGGCTACACCGTCTGCGCCCTGCTGGCCGCCGTCCTCGCCCTCCTCGTCGTGGTCGCGGTCCTCGTCGCGACCTGA
- the rpsL gene encoding 30S ribosomal protein S12, giving the protein MPTIQQLVRKGRQDKVEKNKTPALKGSPQRRGVCTRVYTTTPKKPNSALRKVARVRLTSGIEVTAYIPGEGHNLQEHSIVLVRGGRVKDLPGVRYKIIRGSLDTQGVKNRKQARSRYGAKKEK; this is encoded by the coding sequence GTGCCTACGATCCAGCAGCTGGTCCGCAAGGGCCGGCAGGACAAGGTCGAGAAGAACAAGACGCCCGCGCTGAAGGGCTCGCCCCAGCGCCGCGGCGTCTGCACGCGTGTCTACACGACCACCCCCAAGAAGCCGAACTCGGCGCTGCGGAAGGTCGCACGTGTGCGTCTGACCAGCGGTATCGAGGTCACCGCTTACATCCCGGGTGAGGGTCACAACCTGCAGGAGCACTCGATCGTGCTCGTGCGCGGCGGTCGTGTGAAGGACCTGCCGGGTGTTCGCTACAAGATCATCCGCGGCTCGCTCGACACGCAGGGCGTCAAGAACCGCAAGCAGGCCCGCAGCCGCTACGGCGCCAAGAAGGAGAAGTAA
- the rpsG gene encoding 30S ribosomal protein S7, with protein sequence MPRKGPAPKRPVIVDPVYGSPLVTSLVNKILLHGKRSTAERIVYGALEGLREKSGTDPVITLKRALENIKPTLEVKSRRVGGATYQVPVEVRPGRQNTLALRWLVGYSRARREKTMTERLMNEILDASNGLGASVKRREDTHKMAESNKAFAHYRW encoded by the coding sequence ATGCCTCGTAAGGGTCCTGCCCCGAAGCGCCCGGTCATCGTCGACCCGGTCTACGGCTCTCCTCTGGTGACGTCCCTCGTCAACAAGATCCTCCTGCACGGCAAGCGGTCCACCGCCGAGCGCATCGTGTACGGCGCCCTGGAGGGCCTGCGCGAGAAGTCCGGCACCGACCCGGTCATCACGCTCAAGCGCGCGCTGGAGAACATCAAGCCCACCCTTGAGGTCAAGTCCCGCCGCGTCGGCGGCGCGACCTACCAGGTGCCGGTCGAGGTCCGCCCGGGCCGCCAGAACACCCTGGCGCTGCGCTGGCTGGTCGGCTACTCCCGCGCCCGTCGCGAGAAGACCATGACCGAGCGGCTGATGAACGAGATCCTCGACGCCAGCAACGGCCTCGGCGCCTCCGTGAAGCGCCGCGAGGACACGCACAAGATGGCCGAGTCCAACAAGGCCTTCGCGCACTACCGCTGGTAG